A single window of Ornithorhynchus anatinus isolate Pmale09 chromosome 3, mOrnAna1.pri.v4, whole genome shotgun sequence DNA harbors:
- the C3H11orf68 gene encoding UPF0696 protein C11orf68 homolog, translating into MEPGDETEEESSPGGGEDGFTAEHLAAEAMAADMDPWLVFDARSTPGAELDAWLAAYPPSRVSRYGGPDAPNPQPVGWIAAYGPDYAPGAGDVQGLQAAWEALRAGGRPITPATLRDLALTHRVLTGKWLIYLAPGFKLDHAWAGIARAVVAGKLQVAKVSPRGGDGERQVICVYTDDFTDRAGVLEADAAIRAAGVKCLLTYKPDVYTYLGIYRANRWHLCPTLYESRYHLESRPRCSRVLDRARNVELT; encoded by the coding sequence ATGGAGCCAGGGGACGAGACGGAGGAGGAGTCGTCTCCCGGAGGCGGCGAGGACGGCTTCACGGCCGAGCACCTGGCCGCCGAGGCCATGGCGGCCGACATGGACCCCTGGCTGGTCTTCGACGCCCGCAGCACCCCGGGGGCGGAGCTGGACGCCTGGCTGGCCGCCTACCCGCCCTCCCGGGTCTCCCGCTACGGGGGACCCgacgcccccaacccccagcccgtgGGCTGGATCGCGGCCTACGGCCCGGACTACGCGCCGGGGGCCGGCGACGTCCAGGGGCTCCAGGCGGCCTGGGAGGCCCTGCGGGCCGGCGGCcgccccatcacccccgccacccTGCGGGACCTGGCCCTGACCCACCGGGTCCTCACGGGCAAGTGGCTCATCTACCTGGCCCCCGGCTTCAAGTTGGACCACGCCTGGGCCGGCATCGCCCGGGCCGTGGTGGCCGGGAAGCTGCAGGTGGCCAAGGTGAGCCCCCGGGGCGGCGACGGGGAGCGGCAGGTCATCTGCGTCTACACCGACGACTTCACGGACCGGGCGGGCGTGCTGGAGGCCGACGCCGCCATCCGGGCCGCCGGCGTCAAGTGCCTGCTGACCTACAAGCCGGACGTCTACACCTACCTGGGCATCTACCGGGCCAACCGCTGGCACCTGTGCCCCACCCTCTACGAGAGCCGCTACCACCTGGAGAGCCGGCCCCGCTGCTCTCGGGTGCTGGACCGCGCCCGCAACGTGGAGCTCACCTag